The nucleotide sequence ACACACTTACAGGCTCCCAAACCGCTTAAAAGAAGTTCTATCGGGTTCATTCCTAAATCGGTTCCCCCGAAACTCAAGGGCTCATCCGCAATAATTTTCTTGCCTGATGCCTCACATTCAACTTTAAAACCTTCGCCTAAATCTATTTCGGCTTTTGTTCTAAATTCTTTTGCCATAATTTCTCCTATAAAAACTTTTTGAAAAAATTATCAAATTTTTGAAAAAAGTTTTTTCAAGTAGTTTTGCTTTATGCAAAACTACATACAATAATGCGACGTTTGCCGAAAGGCAAACTCGGTAGATAAACAGTGAAGCTGAATTTCTGCTGAACTGTTTATCATACCTCCTATAAATATTCCCTAGTTATTTTTTTAAGGGAGATTTTAAACCTTTTTTTATTTCGGCAGCCAATTTTTGAATTTCTTCAAACCTATCCTGTTGTTTTAACTCTAAACTTATATAATACAATTGATTGATTTTTTCCGTATCAGATTTTTTTATATCATCCATAAAAAGAATTTCATCATAAAATGTATACTGATCTTGATTATATGGTTTCGCATTATAAGGAGCTGCTTGATTTATTTTTTGCTGCCACTGTTCGATATTTTTTTCCGGAGCTTCCTTAGGCGGTTTTAAATTTTTTGAAAGCCCGATATATATATAATCATCGCTTCTAGCCTTTGTAAACATTTGCAAGTTACGCACTTCAATCCCGGGCGTACTGCCTTTTAAATTGAATCCTAAAGAAAGAACTAAGGTAGTTTCTTTATCACTTGAAAAATCTTTTTTGGATATTGAAAAATCATAATCTCCGGCTTTTATAATCGTATTCGTTGAATTAAAATCAAATTTAATTGCTGCAAGCATAGGATCAATAGGATAATCCTTAGGCGACAAAGATAAAAATTCTTTCCAATCTCCGAAGTTTGCATTATATGAAGGAAGAATATAGTCGGTCATAAAACTATAATCAAGGTTATGCCCATTCCTTGTAGAAGAAATAGCATCAATTTTACTCATAACATATATTCCTCCGGGAACAGGAAGAGAATACGATATAATTTCCCCGTCTGCAAAGGGAAGCTCCCAATAATTTACAAGCCATTTTCTACCGTAAACATCTATATGGCTTTCAGACCTTGATGCTTGTCCGTAAGATAAGACAGGAACTTTTTCTCCTGCAACTGTTCTATAAATACGGTCAGCACTTAAAATATAGTCCATATATAATTTAGGGGATTGTATAAGTTCTTTTTCGCTTACATTATCAGGCTTTTTTATCAAAGCCATGGTTGAATTAAGCATTTTACCGTAAACTACTTTGCCGTTTTGAGGAAGCTTATATTCTTTTAGATCATTGGGAATAAATAATCCCCACTTTTTATTTCCCTGACGGGCCAAATGAAGGGGAAAAGAAGGAGCCCAAGCTCCATACATAATCTCTTCCGAACCCAAGGCCTTGGTAAAGGATTCGGCTCCGGAAAAACTATATTTTTTCTTCAAGTCATCTATAATGCTGAGTGTAAATTTTTTATAATCGGACAGGACCGATTTTCGAACCTCCGTCAGCTTTTTGGGTAATTTTTCTTCATACTTAAATTCATAAAAACTGCTTTCTTCAAGAATATGGGGCAGCCTATAAAAAATAGGAAGATAGACCGTACCTAGATTTTTTGCAATATTCTTTGTTTCGGCAAAGGGAAGTGCATAGTTTAAATTTTCATTTTCGCTTTTCATGGTAATAATTCCCAAAACCATTCCATCAGGTGAAATAAGCGGCCCTCCTGAATTGCCGGGGCTGGCTGCAGCCGAAAACCTAAGCCACTTCCATTTTCCGTTTCTTTCTTCAAAGGTTTGGCTTGTAAGAAGACCGTTACGGATTATAATGCCTTCGCCCAAAGCATTGCCGACGGAAAAGGTGGGGGTATTTAAGTTAAATTCATTTAAGGCTGAAAGGCCTTCGCCTTTTACATGCTTATAATTTTCTGCCTCAAAAATTATAAAATCCTTTTCAACAGAGTAACTTAAAACCGATCCTACCTTATAAATATCCCCAGATACCGAACGTAGGTTGTAGTCGTTATAAAAACTTTCTTCATAAAGGTTAAAAACATGGGCGGCAGAATAGAATTTGCCGTCATCCATTAAAAAGGCGGTTCCTATGGGAATATATTTGTCGTTTCGTATTGCAAATGGAATCCTTTCCATGGGAAGTTTTTTTTCATATTCCAGCTTCCCTTCTTCCGGTTTTAAAACAACAACTTCAAATACGGCTCCGTTTATTTTTTTTAGAACTTCGGGACTTAGAACAGCCTGAGCTCCCAAAATCTGAAAAACTACCGCAAAAAATAAAATCATAAAAATGTGCTTAAATTTCATCATAACTCCTAATGAGGGATTATATCACAAGAATAAAAGGCCGTCAATAAAAAAACTAATTCAATAGTTTTTCAATATCTTTTTTTAAGTCTTCAGGTGTAACAGTAGGAGCATAGGCAGTAACCCCTTCTCCCGTTTTATCGACTAAAAATTTGGCAAAATTCCATTTTATGTCTTCACCGTTTGAAGCTTTTTTTAAAAAAGAAAAAAGAGGTTCGGTATTTTCACCGTTGACTTCAATTTTTGCCATTATGGGGAAAGAAACCCCATACTTACTTTGAGCAAAATTTCTGATTTCTTCGTTTGTGCCCGGATCTTGACCGCCGAATTGATTACATGGAAAAGCTGCAACAAGAAATTTTTTATCCTTGTATTCTTTGTATAATGCTTCCAAACCTTGGAAGTGAGGAGTAAGCCCTCACTCACAAGCCGTGTTCACGATTAAAATAACATAATCTTTGTAATCCTTAAAAGAAAAGTTATTTCCTAAGCTGTCCTTAACTGTGTAATTATAAATTCCCATTAAATTTCTCCTTAAAAATTTCGTTTAATGTTTTTGTAATTTTTAATCCCAAGCCTTCATCAAATTTTATTTTCTTCCGATCGTAGGTAAAAAGGCCATTTATTTCGTCTTCTACATCGCTTACCTGCGTGTAGATTGAAGCACTCAAGCCCTTTTCAATAGCAGGAAAAACATCCTTTACATAAAGCTTCCAAACAGCATCATTCAACTCTTCTTTGGTTTTGAACATTTTGTAGCCGAATAAAATATCGGAGCTCATGTGTTCTTGAACCGGCAAACTGAAGCCTCCGAATTCCGTAAGGGCGAGTACCCTGCCCCGATTATCTTTTTTAGGTCTAAAAGCCTTATAATAAATGTGATAACTGTGAAAGTCCCCGGCTCCCTGATCGAAGTAACCGCTTGCATGGTCGATTAAGCGGGCAGCATCTTTTTTACGTACAAGGGCGGCTGCTGAGGCGGCATCAAACTGGCCCCAACCTTCGTTAAAAGGAACCCAGACTGCAATAGAGCTTATGTTGTATAATAAATCGATAGTACGTTCCGCATCGCGCATAAAATTTTTCCGGCCGGTTTCGCTTTTTCTTCCGTGAAGAGCATAACGGCTTTTTCCGTCTTTAAAATTAAAACCAAGCCAAGGAGCATACTTTACGACAAAGTCCTTATATGGACCGCCTCCGCTTACAAAGTCCTGCCAAACAAGCATACCGATTTTATCGCAGTGATAATACCAGCGAAGCGGCTCTATTTTTATGTGTTTTCTGAGCATATTAAAACCCATGTTTTTAAGAGTTTTAATTTCCCATATCATAGCTTCATCGGAAGGAGGAGTGTACATGCCGTCACTCCAATAGCCCTGATCCAAAAGGCCGTGATGAAAAATAGGCTTTCCGTTTAAACTTAAAACAGGCCCTGCTTTCCCTTTAAGAATACCGAATTCCCTCATACCGAAATAGGACCGTATACTGTCTTTTCCCGCTTTGACTTCAAAGTCATATAAAAAGGGGCTTTCGGGGCTCCAGCTTTTAAAGTCATCGGGCATTTTTACAAGGGCGCGGTTGTTTTGAAAAAGGCCTTCAGCAACCGCTTTTTCCCCGTCAAAGATTTTAACCGAAGCATTGGCTCCGAGAGGAACAGACTCGGCTCCGCACATAAAAAGCTCCAATTCAACCTCTGCATTTTTAAAGTGAGGGGTTATTTTTACACTCTGAATATAGGTTTCGGGAACTTTTTCAGCCCATACCGTTTGCCAGATACCGCTTTGTCCCGTGTACCAAATCTCTCCGCGGTTGAGGGTCTGCTTTCCGTAAGCTTCATCGCCCGTATCCGTATCATCCGTAACGGAGACTACAACTTCGTTTTTACCGTCCTTTAAAAAACCGCTTATATCGAAATAAAAGGGCCAATAGCCTCCGGAATGGGAGCCGGCCTTTTTTCCGTTTATATAGACCGAACAATGCTGATCAACCGCCCCGAAATGCAATAAAAGCCTTTCCCCATCCTTACACTTTTCAAAGGTAAATTCTCTGCGGTACCATAATCTTTTTCCGGGAAGGAGCCGTTTTCCGATGCCCGACAAAAGGCTTTCGGGCGAAAAAGGAACAATGATAGCTCCGTCCCATGTTTTGGGAACCTCTTCTGTCTCCGTTATTGCATAGTCCCACCGTCCGTTTAAACACTGCCAGTTTTCCCTTACAAGTTGAGGCCTCGGATATTCGTTTAAGGGACAGTCTTGATTTAGGCTTTTGCCCCAAGGCGTTAAAAGCGGTTTTATAGGTTTATTTTTTCTCATAGGATTCAGTGTCCTTAGGCTCATTGTTTTTTCGCTTATTGTAAAGCTTAGATGCAAAGTAAAGTGGAATAAAGGCGCAGAGTGCTAAAACGGCACCACATACATAGATAGACTCTACGGGAATATTTTCGGTTATGCCGAATTCGTTTACCACCGAGCCTGCCCCATTTTTTACCAAAAAATTTCCTATTATTGTTCCGATAATCATCGGAGTCAACACAAAAAAGAGGATGCGCATACCTTCAAACTGTCCTCGAGAAGTTTCGGGGTATAGCTCTTTTACCCACATAGTCATCGATTGGGTTACAAGAATCTGTCCCGTACCGGCTAAAAATACGGACAAAAAAAGAGGAATATTTTTCAGGCTGAACACTGCATCAGGGTTGACCGAGGCCGGCTTTATAAAAAGAGATAAAATACAAAGGCCCAAACTGTTAAGAATAATTGCAAATGCGGCAAGGCGCGGGGTTCGGCTTTTATTTATAAGGCCTATTGCAGGAATAACCGATAAGGAGGCAGCAAGCAAACTTAAACCCTGAATTATTCCCATGCGGGCAGCATCAAAGCCCATGCGGTAAATCATCCAGTTTCCCATGTGAACAAAATAAACATTAAACGAAATAAAAAAGACGGCTGTCGTTATACAGGCGAGCATCAGTTCTTTATGCGAAAAAAAGCCTTCAGCCTTAAAAATCGCAGCAAACTGTTTGCCAAAAGAACCCTCCTTATGCGGTTTTAAATCGGGAGCATCCTTTAACAAAAAAAGTGAAATAAGACCGGTACCTATGACAAACAAACCCATAGACCAAAAAAGACGCTGGTAATTGTTTTCGGATCCTATTAAAAGACCGCCGAGCACCGTACCGACTATCGTACCTATAACGGGCTGAATTGCAAGCACAGCCCCAACCTGTCCGCGGTTTTTATCCGTCGTCATATCGTTGCTCCATGCGTTGTAGCCAGAGTCGTTTCCCATCGAACCGAAAAAACTCATAAAATCGTCGGCAAGGATAACAAGAACGGCAGCCCATACAGATACCTTAGCCCCTGTTCCTACCTGCCCTCTTCCTACAAATTCGGTTAAGCCGAAAAGGATGGTGGTAAGCCCCCAGACGACGTAGCCTATCGAAACAAAGCGGCGTCTTGAGCCTATCCTATCGGATAAGGTGCCGAATAAAAAAGTTGAAAATGTTGTTACTAATGCACTCGTAATAACCATGAGGGTTACTATCGAAGAATCTTTTGCTATTTTAGCATATACAAATGTATTAAACCATTGATTTTCGATGTTCCAGCATAACTGCCCCGCAAGGCCCAAGCCCCACATTAAAAACCAAAAGCGCTTTGTACCGATAAGAGCTTCTTTTTTTATATCCATGTTTTTAAGCATTTATAAAAATCTCCTCCGTCTATACTCTAAAATAAGAGAGAATTATTGTCAAGCGACAGACTAAAAAATCCTTTATTTTAGTTTTCAATTTACACTAGACAAGGCACCTAGATAAATGCTATTATCACGGGTTCTATGATAAAAAAAGACGATAATTATGCTCTTTTAGGAATTTCACCTGAAGCCTCGGTTGCCGAGATCAAAACTGCTTTTAGAAAAAAAGCAAAACTCCATCATCCGGATTTGATTCAATATAAAACAAAAGACGAAAAAGAAAAATCCGAGTCGGCTATGAGGCTTCTTTTAAATGCCTATCAAAACATCTTAAAAGAAAAAACGGACAGTGAAAATCCCTTTGATTATTTCGATTTTTTTTCAAAGAAAAATGCGGCCGAAAGTTTTGATTACCGGCTATGGCTTTTAAAAAAAACGGACTACGAATGCCGGGCTAAGCTCATCTTCTTTGATCTTTTTCACGGATTGGAACAATCTGCCGTAGAAGAATACAATAAAAGAAGAAGCGAGGCGGGAGGCTTCTACCTTTCAAAGTATTTTAATAAAGAAGATTTTATGGACTGCGGTTTTGTCCTTGCAGAAGAGCTTTATTTCCGCGGAGAATATTATGAGTCTTTTTTGCTTTTAGAAGAAATCTTTTATTTGGAAAAACAAAAACCCTACTTTAAACACTTTTTTCCCGAAGTTACTGACTTGATAAAATCCATAATAATCGATAAACTGCATAGATATGTTGAAGACGAACTTGCCATAGACTGTTATGAAGCGGCTTTGGAATTGGATTTTAAAAAGATAGATAGGGCTAACATTTTTAAGCGTATGTCCGAAATATATTATAGGTTTGGAGATACATACAGAGCCTCCCAATATTTAAACAAGGCAATGCAGCTCAGTCCCAAACTAAAAGGAATTAAAATTATTCAAAATCAACTGGAGAATCATTATGATTATAATTAAAACGGAAGAACAAATTAACGGAATCAGAAAATCCTGTAAGGCCCTTGCTCAACTTTTTGAAGAGTTAAGGCCCGTAATCAAGCCCGGGATTAGTACAAAGGAGCTGGATGATTTTTGCGTTAACTATATAAAAAAAATCGGCGGTGTTCCCGCATGGTATTCCGAAGGCTTTCCGGGGGCTGCCTGTATTTCGATAAACGAAGAGGTTATTCACGGTATTCCCAGTAAAAGAATAGTAAAAGACGGAGACCTTGTTTCGATGGATATAGGAATAGACCTAGGAGGATACATCAGCGATTCTTGTGTAACCTACCCTGTAGGCAATGTTTCAAAAGAAAACCTCAAACTTTTGGAGGTTACCACTAAGTGTCTATATGCAGGGATTGAAGCATGTAAGGCAGGCAAAAGAGTTTCCGATATTTCAAAGGCTGTCTTTAATTTGGCTAGTTCCCACAATTACGGGGTTGTTTATGACTATTGCGGACACGGCGTAGGCCTCGGCGTACACGAAGACCCAAGTATTCCGAATGTGCCTGAAAGAATGAGACCAAATCCACGTCTAAGGGCCGGAATGGTAGTCGCAATAGAGCCTATGATTAACATGGGAACTGCCGATGTTGAAGTAAAAAAAGACGGTTGGACTGTCGTAACGGCCGATAGGTCGGTTTCATGCCATATGGAACATACGGTGGCCATCTTTGAAGACCACACCGAAATTTTATCACAGTTATAAGAAGGCCGCTTTGATGAATTCGATTATTTCATGGAATGTAAACGGCATCAGGGCCGTAGAAAAAAAAGGCTTTTTGGATTGGCTTAATACCGAAAATCCGGATGTACTTTGTGTACAGGAAACAAAGGCTGCAAAAGCTCAGCTTAGCAAGGAGCTTACCGAACCCGATCTGCCTAACGGAAAATATTTTGCCTATTGGGCTTCTGCAAAAAAAGCAGGTTATTCGGGAACCGCTATATTTACAAAAAAAGAACCGCTGCAGGTAAGAACTATGGGCTTAAAGGAATTCGATGATGAAGGAAGGGTTTTGGTTGCAGACTTTGACAAGGTTTCGATTATTTCTGCTTATTTTCCCAACTCGCAAGACGGAGGAGCCCGCCTGGATTACAAGCTTGACTTTTGTGCAGCAATCCTCGAATTTTGCGATTCAATACAAGAAGAAGGAAACAATGTAATTCTTTGCGGAGACTACAACATAGCTCACAAACCCATAGACCTTGCAAACCCTAAGAGTAACGAAAAAAATCCCGGCTACCTCCCCGAAGAAAGGGCATGGATGGACGAGTTCACCTCATCGGGTTATACCGACACCTTTAGGCATTTTTGCCAAGAGCCCGCAAAATACACATGGTGGAGCTACCGCTTTAGAGCCAGAGAAAAAAATATCGGTTGGAGACTGGATTATCACTGTGTAAACGATTCCTTTTTAGCTAAGATAAAAGAGTCAATCATTTTGGACGGAGTAATGGGATCGGATCACTGCCCTGTCAAGTTAATCTATTAGTTAAGGCAATTAAAAATCAAGGACAACCGATGAGCAAAACTCACCTCAAAAAACCGAACTTTTTCGAAGTTTCCTATTGACATAATTTGGAAAAACTGATAATATCGCCTGTGTTACGCCGTTGTAGCTCAGTCGGTAGAGCAAAGGACTGAAAATCCTTGTGTCGACAGTTCGATTCTGTCCGACGGCACTTAAAGGGATATAAGATTTTCTTATATCCCTTTTTTTATTAAAAATTATCATAAATTTTGTCTTTTTTTACATATTTTAAATAAAAAATTTAAGTTTTTTTTGTATAAACCCGATAATGTAATTAACGGTCGGGGTTACACAGACGGCATTATTTTGACATCCGGATGCCGTTTTTCTTAACCGATAATGATACGTTTTGAATCTTATTTCAAGAACGTTTAATTTAGAGATTGGCAAAAGTGCCAATCTCTTTTTTTTAAGTCTATTTTAAATAAAGGTATACTTGTAAAGCGGTACCCTTTTTCAGTATAATAAGGCTCATGGCAAAAGGCAGTGCAGAGGAAAAAGAGCCGGCCGTATGGCCGGTCATAAGACGGGACATACGGCCGATCGGCTCTTACGGTATATTTCTTCCCTATTTGATTATCCCATTTCGGCTTAAAAGTGCAAAAGTGCTTTTCCGCTTTTTGCGTACCGTAATACGCGATTTTTTTTGGCTCCAGTTTTCGGTAAAATGGCGCTTTAGGTCTATTCCGGTTTTGGATGTATCACACCCCTTGGACGAATTGATTCCCTTTACACCGGGCAAGGTACAAATCTATTTGAACTTTACAAATTTTTGGATCAGGCCGATGACTTTTTTGTTCCGCCGAATAGGTATAAAAAAGGCCCTGCCGTACTGTGTTGAATACCTTTCACTTATCGAAAAGGCTTATTCCGATGCTGCAAGGGTGTACCGGTTTTGCATGACGACAACAAACCGTCCCGATTATAAAGCCGATAAAGCATTTAAAATGATTCACGCCCTCGATCCGCATTTATTATGTGTTCCTAGTCTGCATGTTTCAATCGTTATTCTTGCTTCAGTGTATTATGCGGAAGTTTTTAAAAAAGACGATTTTACCAAAGAAGAGAGGGAAACCTATACGGCGGAATTAAAAGAGGGAGCTTTAGAGATTATTGAAAGCGTATTGTATGTAAAACAGCATAGTGTAAACTGTATTCCGGCGGCAATGTATATGATGCTTTATGTGCTCAAAGACCGGTTTACTATAAGCAATGGGGTCAATATTATAGACAGCCTGTTTGAGGATGCCGAAATGATTTCAGAACAGGAAAAAAAAGAAGTTAGAGCCCACATTCATTTTATGTTTGAACGCCTGCTCCTGGAGGGCTCGAACGAAGACGATTGGACCGTTCCGGTCAAGAGATGGCTTAAAACCTATCTACCCTGTGCTTTGAAATAATCGGTAACGTGAGGCAATGCGAGTCCTTGCCTTTTTTATATGTAAATGTTATAATAAGGATATAGAAATTTATGATAAGGAGTATGCAAATGGCTTATAAAATTTCTAATGAATGCACGAACTGTGCCGCGTGCGAAAGTGAATGCCCCGTAAACGCTATCAGCGAAGCCGGCGGCAAACACGTAATTGATGCTGATACATGTATCAGCTGTGGTGCTTGTGCAGGCGTTTGCCCTGTGGAAGCAATCTCAGAGGAATAATCAGCTTAAATTTTTAGGCAGGTTAAACCTTAATCACGAGTCCGGAGGGTTTTTATGAGTTTTGGAAAAATTATTAAGGGATACGGGTCCGTTTTTTTCGGCCTGTTGACCTTTTCGGCCATCGCCGGAGTGTGTGTACTTGCAGGTATTGCAGTAGCCTACCCCTTGTGGCTCTTAGCTGCTACAAATGTGAGTTTGTACACAATAATTTCCATAAGCATCTTTTTATGCGGGATTCTTTACCTATTGGTAAAAAAAGCAGTCAAGTCATATAAAAAAAGCCCTCGCGGACTCATCATTTCCATCTTAAAAAAAATAACCGTAATAGGCGGTATTATCTTATGTATCAAATTGGTTTTGACATTTAATAAAATACCGGCGTTAGTTGTACTTATTTTAATTTTTGTTATCTACGGTTTTTTAGCCTTCGGTATAGACCAATCAAAAAATAACGGTAATGAAGGCTTTTAAATTTCTATTTTTGTTCTTCTTTTTATCGGGCTCAATCTTAAAGGCCCAGGTCCCCTACCCTCAAATAGAAAAATTAAATATTGACGATTATATCTTTGTTCAATACAGTGATGATGTGGCAGATGCACGCAAGGCTTTAGCCTTAGCTAAAACAGGAAATGAACTGCCTATCAGATTTTATACGTACAAGGCGAACAGTGAAGACACCATAATAAAAATCGCAGCACGTTGTTCTATTCCTTATGATGCAATCGTTACATTAAATAGAATTGAGTCAGTCCAAACAGACATTGCAGGACGGGTTCTGATTCTTCCGACAATGCCGGCGGTTTATCTTCCTGAAAAAGCCCTTTCAAGTATCGAAAAACTCACTGAAGCTCTTTTTAGAAAGAATAAAACGGAACCGCTAAAAATAAAAATATACGGCCCTGAAGAAAAACGGGAGATATTTTGTTTTCCGGGAGAGATTTTTGACGGAACTGTGAGAGCCTTTTTCTTTATGCCTTTTTACCGTTTTCCTCTTAAAGATGCGATTATAACTTCAGGCTTCGGAAAAAGGCAGGACCCATTTACAGGCAAGGCGAGTTATCATCCGGGAATAGACATTGCTGCTCCCACGGGAAGCCCTGTCATGGCTTGTGCCGCAGGCAGGGTAAAGGAAATATCTTATAACAAGGTTTATGGAAACTATATTATTTTAAACCATACCGACGGAAGAGCCAGCCTATACGGCCATTTGAGCAAGGTCTATGCGAGCTTGAATGAAACCATAAAATCGGGTACAATTATCGGTGCTGTGGGTTCTACAGGAATGTCTACGGGACCGCATCTTCATTTTGAAATACATGAGCAAGGTATACCGAAAAATCCTGCCAATTTTGTAAACACACAAAAATAGGAAGTTATGATAAACAGTTCGGCAAAATTCAGCCTCACTGTTATCTGCTTATTATGGGAGTTAACATGAAAGAAACTAAGTTCTTAACCGATGAATACAAAGAAGAATTCGACAAGCTTGTATCTCATCCCATTCAATCATGGGTTTGGGGCGACTTTAAAAAAAGTATGGGAGCTGTTTCCGAAAGAATAGGTTTCTTTGAAAACGGAAAATTAAAAAACGGAATTCAGATTATTTTTTCTAAAATACCTAAGACCAATTATACGGTTGGGATAGCCTCAAAAACAATAATGCCGGAACAAGAACACATCGAAGCCTTAAAAGAGGCGGCAAAAAAACATAGAGCCGTATTTATAAAAGTAGAACCGGATGTATTTAGTCCTGTACAAAAAGATAACTCTTTAGAAGAGACTTCTTCGGATGCAGGATTTTTAGAAGCTCTTATTGAAGACAAGAAAAAAATTTTGTTGAAAAACGGAGCAAAAAACGGAAAGCCTTTTTTTGAAAAATATAATTTTCTTTTAAATATAGAAAAAACCGAAGAAGAGCTTTTAGCCTCTTTTCATTCCAAAACAAGGTATAATATCCGCCTTGCCGAAAAAAAAGGAGTAAGCATAATAGATAAGAGCACCGAAGAAGGTATGGAAGATTATATAAGGCTGATGGAAGAAACGACAAAAAGACAGGGCTTTTTTAACCATAACGGGGAATACTTTAGACAGATGTTCAAAATCTTCCCAAAAGATATCCTTAGAATATTTAAAGCCGTTTATGGAGATGAAGTTTTAACTGCATGGATTCTTTTTAAATTTAACGGAAAACTTTATTACCCTTATGGAGCTTCAAGCAATAGTCATAGGGAATTGATGCCTAATAACCTCATCATGTGGAAGGCTATTCAATATGGAAAAAAGTTAAATTGCTCTATTTTTGATCTTTGGGGCTGTTTAGGCCCTGATCCGGATACGGCGGATTCATGGTACGGGTTTCATAAATTTAAGGCAGGATATAATCCTCAGTTGGTAGAATACATAGGCACATTCGACTTTGTATATAAGCCTTTTATGTACAGACTTTTTAATCTTGCAGATAAAATCAGATGGATTATTTTAAAAAATAAACGCAGATAGCTTTAAGTTTTTTTATCCTTAGCCGATAAATAAATATCGGCGGATGGTTCCCCTCCCACCCACCGTCTGCCGATAGCCTGATGGGCGGGCCGGTTTTTTAACCGGCTCTTTTTTTACACCAAGCTTTTATGATGAAGACGGCCTTCTCTACTTTGCAGAAAGACTTATAACCTACCTACTTGTAAAAAACTTAAAATTATGTTTTTATATATGACTATGAATAAGCTGAGCAAGATAATATATCTATACCTTATTTTGATTTTCTTGATCCTAGCCGGAGGATCCTTTGCCCTAGGAAAAATGATGGCAATGACGAAAAACATAAAACAAAGCGAATTATTTGTCGACTTTAATCCGGCCCTGCCGTCAAGAATATTGGACATAAGAGGCGATCTTATTACCGAATTCTCCTTGGACGAAAAGCGGGAACTTATCAATTACGGAGACATTTCGCCCAACCTGATTGCAGCTCTTTTAGCCCGTGAAGACCGTCTGTTTTACGAGCACAAGGGTTTTAGAATGAAATCGATTATCAGGGCTGTCATAGGACAACTTACAAGAAGGTCATTAGGAGGCGGAAGTACAATTACTCAGCAAATCGCAGGTATTCTCTATTGCGACAGAACCGATAAAAGTGTAAAAAGAAAAATAAAAGAGCTTTGGTGGGCTATCCAGATGGAAAGACGGCACTCAAAAGATGAGATAATGATGCTCTACCTAAATGAAGCCTATTTTGGTGGCGGAACAAACGGTGTAAGTGCGGCATCCCGCTTTTATTTCGGACACTCAGCCTCTGAACTGACACCGGCAGAAGCAGCCATCTTAATTATTCAGCTTTCAAACCCTACAAAATACAATCCATTTAATTACCCGAACAGG is from Treponema denticola and encodes:
- the map gene encoding type I methionyl aminopeptidase, encoding MIIIKTEEQINGIRKSCKALAQLFEELRPVIKPGISTKELDDFCVNYIKKIGGVPAWYSEGFPGAACISINEEVIHGIPSKRIVKDGDLVSMDIGIDLGGYISDSCVTYPVGNVSKENLKLLEVTTKCLYAGIEACKAGKRVSDISKAVFNLASSHNYGVVYDYCGHGVGLGVHEDPSIPNVPERMRPNPRLRAGMVVAIEPMINMGTADVEVKKDGWTVVTADRSVSCHMEHTVAIFEDHTEILSQL
- a CDS encoding exodeoxyribonuclease III codes for the protein MNSIISWNVNGIRAVEKKGFLDWLNTENPDVLCVQETKAAKAQLSKELTEPDLPNGKYFAYWASAKKAGYSGTAIFTKKEPLQVRTMGLKEFDDEGRVLVADFDKVSIISAYFPNSQDGGARLDYKLDFCAAILEFCDSIQEEGNNVILCGDYNIAHKPIDLANPKSNEKNPGYLPEERAWMDEFTSSGYTDTFRHFCQEPAKYTWWSYRFRAREKNIGWRLDYHCVNDSFLAKIKESIILDGVMGSDHCPVKLIY
- a CDS encoding DUF362 domain-containing protein; amino-acid sequence: MAYKISNECTNCAACESECPVNAISEAGGKHVIDADTCISCGACAGVCPVEAISEE
- a CDS encoding LysM peptidoglycan-binding domain-containing M23 family metallopeptidase — its product is MKAFKFLFLFFFLSGSILKAQVPYPQIEKLNIDDYIFVQYSDDVADARKALALAKTGNELPIRFYTYKANSEDTIIKIAARCSIPYDAIVTLNRIESVQTDIAGRVLILPTMPAVYLPEKALSSIEKLTEALFRKNKTEPLKIKIYGPEEKREIFCFPGEIFDGTVRAFFFMPFYRFPLKDAIITSGFGKRQDPFTGKASYHPGIDIAAPTGSPVMACAAGRVKEISYNKVYGNYIILNHTDGRASLYGHLSKVYASLNETIKSGTIIGAVGSTGMSTGPHLHFEIHEQGIPKNPANFVNTQK
- a CDS encoding lipid II:glycine glycyltransferase FemX, producing MKETKFLTDEYKEEFDKLVSHPIQSWVWGDFKKSMGAVSERIGFFENGKLKNGIQIIFSKIPKTNYTVGIASKTIMPEQEHIEALKEAAKKHRAVFIKVEPDVFSPVQKDNSLEETSSDAGFLEALIEDKKKILLKNGAKNGKPFFEKYNFLLNIEKTEEELLASFHSKTRYNIRLAEKKGVSIIDKSTEEGMEDYIRLMEETTKRQGFFNHNGEYFRQMFKIFPKDILRIFKAVYGDEVLTAWILFKFNGKLYYPYGASSNSHRELMPNNLIMWKAIQYGKKLNCSIFDLWGCLGPDPDTADSWYGFHKFKAGYNPQLVEYIGTFDFVYKPFMYRLFNLADKIRWIILKNKRR